The following proteins are encoded in a genomic region of Spirosoma sp. SC4-14:
- a CDS encoding TldD/PmbA family protein: MAILTRDEAKKIVDKVLSFSKADEMSVNLSGSRVGNIRYARNTVSTSGETDNLELAITSVFGKRVGSATINEFDDQSLEKTVRRAEEIARLAPENPEYMPMLGPQTYLDTPSYIEKTAKINPDFRAQAAFDSIDPCAKKNLTAAGYLEDTTGFSAIATSKGLFGYNRATSVEFSITTRTSDGTGSGYVSRDYNDVSKLNTRSSTEIAMQKALASTNARALEPGKYTVILEPTAAGDLLRFNMDARMADEGRSFLSKKGGGTRLGEKLFDERVTIYSDPMNPDAPGSPFVGGGGGRGGGGGGFGGGAGVDGRPTEKIIWVENGIVKNMSYSRYWADKKGVKATPPSFGIVIQGGNQSLADLIKSTDKGILVTRFWYIRMVDPQTLVQTGLTRDGTFYIENGQIKFPVKNFRFNESPVIMLNNVEAMGTPMRVNNSMIPPMKIRDFTFTSLSDAV, from the coding sequence ATGGCAATTTTGACCCGAGACGAGGCAAAAAAAATTGTGGATAAGGTTCTTTCCTTTTCCAAAGCCGATGAGATGAGTGTTAATCTTAGTGGCAGCCGGGTGGGTAATATCCGGTATGCCCGTAACACCGTATCGACCAGTGGAGAAACGGATAATCTTGAACTGGCCATAACATCCGTATTTGGCAAACGGGTTGGCTCGGCAACCATCAACGAGTTTGACGATCAATCGCTGGAAAAAACCGTTCGGCGGGCCGAAGAAATTGCTCGGCTGGCACCCGAAAACCCGGAGTATATGCCTATGCTGGGGCCACAGACCTATCTGGATACGCCCAGCTACATTGAAAAAACGGCAAAAATAAATCCCGATTTCCGGGCTCAGGCGGCATTCGACAGCATCGACCCCTGCGCGAAAAAAAATCTGACTGCGGCTGGTTATCTGGAAGATACGACTGGTTTTAGCGCCATTGCCACCAGCAAAGGGCTGTTTGGTTATAACCGGGCTACATCGGTCGAATTCTCGATTACTACACGCACATCGGACGGAACGGGTTCTGGCTATGTTTCGCGTGATTACAACGACGTTAGCAAGTTAAATACCAGATCGTCGACCGAAATAGCCATGCAAAAAGCACTGGCGTCGACGAATGCCCGTGCCCTGGAGCCAGGTAAATATACCGTCATTCTGGAGCCAACAGCCGCTGGCGATTTGTTGCGGTTCAATATGGATGCTCGGATGGCCGATGAAGGACGGAGTTTCTTGTCGAAAAAAGGGGGAGGCACCCGACTGGGTGAAAAACTCTTCGACGAACGGGTTACAATCTATTCCGATCCCATGAATCCTGATGCCCCTGGTTCGCCCTTTGTTGGTGGGGGTGGTGGTCGAGGTGGTGGCGGTGGTGGCTTTGGCGGTGGAGCCGGAGTCGATGGACGCCCAACCGAAAAAATAATCTGGGTCGAAAACGGTATCGTTAAAAATATGAGCTACTCGCGATACTGGGCCGATAAGAAGGGAGTAAAAGCTACACCCCCTTCATTCGGTATCGTTATCCAGGGGGGCAATCAATCGCTGGCCGATCTGATTAAAAGTACGGATAAAGGTATTCTGGTCACTCGCTTCTGGTATATCCGGATGGTTGATCCGCAAACGCTGGTCCAGACGGGCCTCACCCGCGACGGAACGTTCTACATCGAAAACGGTCAGATCAAGTTTCCGGTGAAAAATTTCCGCTTCAACGAAAGTCCGGTTATTATGCTCAACAACGTTGAAGCAATGGGAACACCAATGCGGGTCAATAACAGCATGATTCCACCAATGAAAATCCGGGACTTTACGTTTACCAGTCTTTCCGATGCGGTTTAG
- a CDS encoding DUF58 domain-containing protein codes for MLATDLIRLNNLQLASKLVSDELMLGIQASRRSGVGTEFEQYRHYEPGDDPKRIDWKLFARSGHHLVRESATESNQQIRLLLDLSGSMNYEEAGVSRLNYARILLASLAYLAYRQNDLLSLYGLQNGDVETLVPAGKQAFLKILGTLETVQASGAWVIKQPSFPEFSRKQSELLIIASDFLQVNDEWLKLIQSVAGPRREIVIFQILGDNEIDFNLNGFYLFRDLETGREIELQADAVRDTVRQAALDYLKTLEETLQIPHVRLIRVRLSDPMARVLSAFLTGKKL; via the coding sequence ATGCTTGCTACAGATCTTATCCGACTGAATAATCTGCAACTGGCCAGTAAACTCGTCAGCGACGAACTGATGCTGGGCATTCAGGCTAGCCGTCGGTCGGGTGTGGGTACAGAATTTGAACAGTATCGACACTACGAACCGGGCGACGATCCGAAACGCATCGACTGGAAGTTATTTGCCCGGAGTGGTCATCATCTGGTTCGGGAATCGGCTACGGAGAGTAATCAGCAAATCCGGCTTTTGCTCGATTTGTCGGGTTCCATGAACTACGAAGAAGCCGGAGTGAGCCGGTTGAACTACGCCCGGATTCTGCTGGCTTCACTGGCGTATCTGGCCTATCGGCAAAACGATTTGTTAAGCCTTTATGGATTGCAGAACGGCGATGTAGAGACACTGGTACCGGCCGGTAAACAGGCATTTCTGAAGATTTTAGGGACGCTGGAAACGGTTCAGGCATCGGGAGCGTGGGTGATTAAACAACCGTCGTTCCCAGAGTTTAGCCGAAAGCAAAGCGAACTACTAATCATTGCGTCTGACTTTTTGCAGGTCAACGATGAGTGGCTGAAACTAATCCAGAGTGTGGCGGGGCCGCGTCGGGAGATTGTTATTTTTCAGATCCTGGGCGACAACGAAATCGATTTCAATCTGAACGGTTTCTATCTGTTTCGCGATCTGGAAACGGGGCGGGAAATTGAGCTTCAGGCCGATGCCGTTCGGGATACCGTACGGCAGGCTGCTTTGGATTACCTGAAAACGCTGGAAGAAACCTTGCAGATTCCGCACGTTCGGCTCATTCGGGTTCGGTTAAGCGATCCAATGGCCCGAGTATTAAGTGCGTTTCTGACTGGAAAGAAATTATAG
- a CDS encoding BatA domain-containing protein: MAFLQPYLLWGALAVIIPVVIHFWHQKKGKLLAWAATQWLVEKNQQQQRGLKLDNVLLLVLRCLLLIVLVVLLSQLVLNNGDNKIEAQTIHLVQPNALVTTNFRFELEEAEKRGDKLYWINERAEPVQTPDQLPETKLFTPLVLQAVIDKLRQGNAEMHLYLLNNEALADVPAIYVPATYRLHLLADSSRKPQSYLVTRNNQKLFVNQEGRLTNTTTLAPTVQYTPASVHSGALKVLLDYRNKTEQHTVAAALDALEDVYGLNLSVDREPASATAYDWVLTDHTIARPMPQTLYIISGKMGYPTVSNVVYSEHAFTPQTNERVAAGQLPEWLGEQLIRYYGLQSQALPLSEHEVKKLFVVANRLDQKPQTLVHNALLLLFIVLLIVERWIALTRNA; this comes from the coding sequence ATGGCATTCTTACAACCGTATTTGCTGTGGGGAGCATTGGCCGTGATTATTCCGGTCGTGATTCACTTCTGGCATCAGAAAAAAGGCAAACTACTGGCCTGGGCGGCAACACAATGGCTAGTTGAAAAAAATCAGCAGCAACAGCGAGGACTAAAACTCGATAATGTGTTGCTGCTTGTTTTGCGATGCCTGTTGCTGATTGTGCTGGTCGTATTACTGAGCCAACTGGTTCTGAATAATGGAGATAACAAGATAGAGGCTCAGACTATTCACCTGGTGCAGCCCAATGCGCTGGTAACAACCAATTTCCGGTTTGAACTGGAAGAAGCCGAAAAACGGGGCGATAAACTGTATTGGATCAACGAACGGGCAGAACCTGTACAAACCCCAGACCAGCTTCCCGAAACGAAACTCTTTACGCCGTTGGTGCTTCAGGCCGTTATCGACAAACTTCGTCAGGGCAATGCCGAGATGCATCTGTATCTGCTGAATAATGAAGCCCTGGCCGACGTACCGGCCATTTATGTGCCTGCTACATACCGTTTGCATCTGTTAGCCGATTCGAGTCGTAAGCCACAATCGTATCTGGTAACCCGCAATAATCAGAAGCTGTTCGTGAATCAAGAGGGTCGGTTAACAAATACTACTACGCTGGCCCCAACGGTGCAGTACACACCGGCGTCGGTTCATTCGGGTGCCTTGAAGGTATTGCTCGATTACCGCAACAAAACAGAGCAGCATACCGTAGCTGCAGCATTGGATGCACTGGAAGATGTGTATGGACTAAATCTGTCAGTTGATCGGGAACCCGCTTCGGCAACAGCATACGATTGGGTTCTTACCGACCATACAATTGCCCGTCCTATGCCCCAAACGCTCTACATAATTTCGGGGAAGATGGGATATCCGACCGTTTCCAATGTCGTATACAGCGAGCACGCCTTTACACCACAGACCAATGAGCGGGTGGCTGCCGGGCAGTTGCCAGAATGGCTGGGTGAGCAATTGATTCGGTATTATGGCCTGCAATCTCAGGCATTGCCACTTAGCGAACACGAAGTAAAAAAGTTGTTTGTAGTGGCGAACCGACTCGATCAAAAACCGCAAACACTGGTTCATAACGCTTTATTACTGCTTTTTATCGTTTTGCTGATTGTTGAACGGTGGATTGCATTAACCCGAAACGCATGA
- a CDS encoding TldD/PmbA family protein: MKRRDFIHLSGMGMGAFLTAGIPASGIPVLGSSVAPEHLLEPGVDVATKKRFADIALNAAKSKGASYTDVRIGRYLQQYTFTREKRVQNVVNAESYGIGIRVIANGTWGFAATSNVTPDSIARCAETAVAIAKANSKFQTEPVVLAPQKGVGEVSWKTPITKNAFEVPIQQKIDLLMNVNNEAMKNGAAFVTSNLFFVNEQKYFASTDGSYIDQDVHRVWPTFTVTAVDKAAGKFKTRDAISAPMGMGYEYLDGLASEKIAGPNGLIGYRNSYDMIEDAILASKQAKEKLTAKSVQPGKYDLVLDPNHLGLTIHESVGHPTELDRVLGYEANYAGTSFATLDKWKTKSFNYGSKLVNIVADKTQPNSLGKVGYDDEGVPCKEWDLIKDGILVNYQAIRDQAAILGENESNGCCYADNWNSVQFQRMPNVSLKYGSEKRSVQDMIKGVDKGIYIIGRGSYSIDQQRYNFQFGGQLFYEIKNGEIAGMLNDVAYQSNTQEFWNSCAQLCDKDDYRMFGSFFDGKGQPSQVSAVSHGCPTTRFNNVNVINTGRNI, translated from the coding sequence ATGAAGAGAAGAGATTTCATCCACTTGTCCGGGATGGGAATGGGGGCCTTTCTAACGGCCGGCATTCCGGCATCCGGCATTCCAGTTCTGGGAAGCTCGGTTGCTCCCGAACACCTCCTGGAGCCCGGTGTGGATGTTGCCACCAAAAAACGCTTCGCCGACATTGCGCTCAATGCGGCAAAAAGCAAAGGAGCCTCGTATACCGATGTGCGCATTGGCCGATACCTGCAGCAGTATACGTTCACGCGTGAGAAAAGAGTTCAGAACGTTGTTAACGCCGAATCCTATGGCATCGGTATTCGCGTCATTGCGAATGGCACCTGGGGGTTCGCTGCCACCAGCAACGTTACGCCCGATTCCATTGCCCGTTGTGCCGAAACAGCCGTTGCCATTGCCAAAGCCAATTCCAAATTCCAGACAGAGCCGGTTGTGCTGGCACCGCAGAAAGGCGTTGGCGAAGTGAGCTGGAAAACGCCCATTACTAAAAATGCGTTCGAAGTACCCATTCAGCAGAAAATCGACCTGCTGATGAATGTGAATAACGAGGCCATGAAAAACGGAGCGGCCTTTGTTACGTCAAATCTCTTTTTCGTCAACGAACAAAAATATTTTGCCTCCACCGATGGGTCCTATATCGATCAGGATGTTCATCGTGTCTGGCCAACGTTTACCGTAACGGCTGTCGATAAAGCGGCAGGGAAGTTTAAAACCCGTGATGCCATCAGCGCGCCAATGGGCATGGGCTATGAATACCTCGATGGGCTGGCATCCGAAAAAATCGCGGGCCCGAATGGCCTGATCGGCTACCGAAACTCCTACGATATGATCGAAGATGCCATTCTGGCGTCGAAACAGGCTAAAGAAAAACTAACGGCCAAATCAGTGCAACCGGGCAAATATGATCTGGTTCTTGATCCAAACCACCTGGGTCTAACCATTCATGAATCGGTTGGCCACCCCACCGAACTCGACCGCGTACTGGGCTACGAAGCCAATTATGCCGGTACCTCGTTTGCTACGCTCGATAAGTGGAAAACCAAGAGCTTTAATTACGGTAGTAAACTGGTCAATATCGTTGCCGATAAAACCCAGCCTAATTCATTGGGAAAAGTGGGTTACGACGACGAAGGGGTTCCCTGTAAAGAATGGGATCTGATTAAAGACGGTATTCTGGTCAACTACCAGGCCATTCGCGATCAGGCGGCTATTCTGGGCGAAAATGAATCCAATGGCTGCTGCTATGCCGATAACTGGAATTCGGTTCAGTTTCAGCGGATGCCTAACGTATCGCTGAAATATGGAAGCGAAAAACGCTCAGTGCAGGATATGATCAAGGGTGTCGACAAAGGCATTTATATTATTGGCCGGGGCTCATACTCGATTGACCAGCAGCGGTATAACTTCCAGTTTGGCGGTCAGTTGTTCTATGAAATCAAGAATGGTGAAATTGCCGGTATGCTCAACGACGTTGCCTATCAGTCGAACACGCAGGAATTCTGGAATTCGTGCGCCCAGCTTTGCGATAAGGACGACTACCGAATGTTTGGTTCGTTCTTCGACGGTAAAGGGCAACCCTCGCAGGTGAGTGCCGTATCGCACGGGTGCCCTACCACGCGCTTCAACAACGTAAACGTAATTAACACAGGTCGTAATATTTAA
- a CDS encoding TldD/PmbA family protein, whose translation MNRRDFIQLTGLGAGALMLPSLSGFGRSVSSEALLEPGLDVSVKKRLADAALNAAKSKGATYADVRIGRYLRQFVITREDKVQNIVNTESFGVGVRVIADGCWGFAAVVDAKNEGDMAKAAETAVAIAKANAKIQKEPVQLAPQKGFGEVSWKAPIKKNGFEVPIKEKVDLLMSVNGAAMANGANFVNSVLFMVNEQKYFASTDGSYIDQDIHRIWPTFTVTAIDRQTGLFQTRNSLSAPVGMSYDYLQTNPSDKITGVTTRYNQGYDMLEDVTAAAKQAKQKLSAKSVEAGKYDLILDPSHTWLTIHESVGHPLELDRVLGYEANFAGTSFATLDKWQSKKFNYGSPQVNFFADKIQPGSLGAVGWDDEGVKTKKWDLVKDGILVNYQAIRDQVHIIGENESQGCCYADSWGSVQFQRMANVSLAPGKEQVSVDELIKDVKKGIYIIGDGSFSIDQQRYNFQFGGQLFYEIKDGQIGGMLRDVAYQSNTQEFWNSCVKICDDRDYRMGGSFFDGKGQPSQSSAVSHGSSTARFNSVNVINTARKI comes from the coding sequence TTGAATCGTCGGGATTTTATTCAATTAACAGGATTAGGAGCAGGTGCCCTTATGCTCCCTTCCCTTTCAGGCTTTGGCCGGTCGGTTAGTTCTGAAGCGTTGTTAGAACCGGGCCTGGACGTATCCGTTAAGAAACGGCTGGCCGATGCGGCTCTCAATGCGGCCAAATCCAAAGGAGCTACCTATGCCGATGTACGCATCGGCCGCTACCTGCGGCAGTTTGTAATCACCCGCGAAGACAAAGTGCAGAACATTGTCAATACGGAGTCGTTCGGGGTGGGCGTGCGCGTCATTGCCGATGGCTGCTGGGGATTTGCGGCTGTTGTCGATGCCAAAAATGAAGGCGACATGGCGAAGGCGGCCGAAACGGCTGTGGCCATTGCCAAAGCGAATGCCAAAATTCAGAAAGAACCCGTACAACTGGCACCCCAGAAAGGTTTTGGCGAAGTAAGCTGGAAAGCGCCGATCAAGAAAAACGGCTTTGAAGTGCCCATTAAAGAAAAAGTAGATCTGTTGATGTCCGTGAATGGAGCAGCAATGGCCAACGGTGCCAATTTTGTTAACTCCGTTCTGTTCATGGTAAACGAGCAGAAATATTTTGCCTCCACCGACGGATCTTATATCGATCAGGACATTCACCGTATCTGGCCAACGTTTACCGTAACGGCCATTGACCGGCAAACCGGGCTGTTCCAGACCCGGAATTCATTAAGCGCCCCGGTTGGTATGAGTTACGACTACCTGCAAACCAATCCGAGCGATAAAATAACCGGTGTGACCACCCGCTACAACCAGGGCTACGACATGCTCGAAGATGTGACGGCTGCTGCCAAACAGGCCAAACAGAAACTATCGGCCAAATCGGTCGAAGCAGGTAAGTACGATCTGATTCTGGACCCCTCGCACACCTGGCTTACCATTCACGAATCGGTTGGGCACCCCCTGGAACTCGACCGCGTATTGGGCTACGAAGCCAACTTTGCCGGTACTTCGTTTGCTACGCTCGATAAGTGGCAGTCGAAGAAGTTCAACTACGGTAGTCCGCAGGTGAATTTCTTTGCCGACAAGATTCAGCCGGGATCGCTGGGCGCAGTTGGCTGGGACGACGAAGGCGTTAAAACCAAGAAGTGGGATTTGGTGAAAGATGGTATTCTGGTCAACTATCAGGCTATTCGGGATCAGGTTCACATCATTGGCGAGAATGAATCGCAGGGCTGCTGCTATGCCGATAGCTGGGGTTCGGTTCAGTTCCAGCGGATGGCGAACGTGTCGCTGGCACCGGGCAAAGAGCAGGTATCGGTCGATGAACTAATCAAGGATGTCAAGAAAGGCATTTACATCATTGGCGATGGGTCGTTCTCCATCGATCAGCAGCGGTATAACTTCCAGTTTGGCGGTCAGTTGTTCTACGAAATCAAAGATGGCCAGATAGGGGGCATGCTGCGGGATGTGGCTTACCAGTCCAACACCCAGGAGTTCTGGAATTCGTGCGTGAAAATTTGCGATGATCGCGATTATCGAATGGGTGGTTCGTTCTTCGATGGTAAAGGGCAGCCCTCTCAATCCAGTGCCGTATCGCATGGTAGCTCCACGGCGCGCTTCAATAGCGTCAATGTGATAAACACGGCCCGGAAAATCTAA
- a CDS encoding DUF4159 domain-containing protein, whose protein sequence is MKPFIFTRIQYTSGDWDTDQRMPSNLLHSLVEYTTIPVDQKERVVQLSSPDIFKSPFCYLSGHKLVEFSTQEREHFKRYVQNGGFVFVDDCNHDIDALFARSFEQEMARTFGPKALQKIPNTHPIYTCFFKFEEGPPTTSFELNGWGDDLVHDYLKAITINGRIGVLYSNKDYGCEWDYDFRNKRFLAEDNTKFGVNIITYALTA, encoded by the coding sequence TTGAAACCGTTTATTTTCACTCGAATTCAATATACCTCCGGCGACTGGGACACCGATCAGCGAATGCCTTCCAATTTGCTGCATTCATTGGTTGAATACACAACAATTCCGGTCGATCAGAAAGAACGGGTAGTTCAACTGAGCAGCCCGGATATTTTTAAAAGCCCGTTCTGCTACCTGAGTGGCCACAAACTGGTTGAGTTTTCGACGCAGGAACGAGAGCATTTCAAACGCTATGTTCAGAATGGCGGATTCGTTTTTGTCGACGATTGCAATCATGATATCGATGCGTTGTTTGCCCGTTCATTTGAACAGGAAATGGCCCGAACCTTCGGCCCAAAGGCATTGCAGAAGATCCCGAATACCCACCCAATCTACACCTGTTTCTTTAAATTTGAAGAAGGACCACCCACAACATCCTTTGAACTGAATGGCTGGGGCGACGATCTGGTACATGATTATCTGAAGGCCATTACCATAAACGGTCGAATCGGTGTTCTGTATAGCAACAAAGATTATGGTTGTGAGTGGGATTACGACTTTCGAAACAAGCGGTTTCTGGCCGAAGACAATACCAAATTCGGCGTCAATATTATCACATACGCCTTAACAGCCTGA
- a CDS encoding TldD/PmbA family protein, producing MAVILSESEAKALMQKVLSYSKADECEVNLLGEERGNIRYARNAVSTSGSVINKNLVVQSAYGKKVGVATIDEFDDASLEKVVRRSEELAQLAPENPEHVGVLGPQQYLKSNGFFDSTARITPADRANAVAKSLQLTAGSGTKIQGAGFLEDYRGYSAMMNSKGLFAYYPSTNVNFSLTVRTDDGKGSGYVARGYSDFSKLDTLASTKTAIQKCLGSVEARALEPGKYTVILEPTAGAVLMENIYFNMDARSADEGRSYFSKSGGKSRLGDKIVDERVTIYSDPTNAELPASPWSGDGRPQEKVMWIEKGVVKNLSYSRFWAQKMGKKAVPGPTNVIMMGGNASLEEMIRTTQRGILVTKLWYIREVDPQTILLTGLTRDGTFYIENGKIKHPVKNFRFNESPIIMLNNLESLGVPERVVSTESDQNYLIPPMKIREFTFTSLSDAV from the coding sequence ATGGCCGTTATTTTGTCCGAATCAGAGGCAAAAGCTCTGATGCAGAAAGTATTAAGTTATTCGAAGGCAGACGAATGTGAAGTGAATCTTCTGGGCGAAGAGCGCGGCAACATTCGGTATGCCCGCAATGCCGTATCGACCAGCGGTTCGGTTATCAATAAAAATCTGGTAGTTCAGTCGGCCTATGGTAAAAAAGTGGGCGTTGCCACTATCGACGAATTCGACGATGCCTCGCTGGAAAAAGTGGTTCGGCGTTCGGAAGAACTAGCGCAACTGGCTCCCGAAAACCCGGAGCACGTGGGCGTTCTGGGGCCGCAGCAGTACCTGAAAAGTAATGGTTTTTTTGACTCGACAGCCAGAATTACCCCGGCCGATCGAGCCAATGCCGTGGCAAAGAGCCTGCAATTAACCGCAGGAAGCGGGACCAAAATTCAGGGGGCGGGCTTTTTAGAGGACTATCGGGGCTACTCGGCCATGATGAACTCCAAAGGGCTATTTGCCTATTATCCCAGCACGAACGTGAATTTCTCGCTCACCGTCCGCACCGACGATGGTAAAGGATCGGGCTATGTGGCACGTGGATACAGCGACTTTTCGAAACTGGATACACTGGCTTCTACCAAAACGGCCATTCAGAAATGTCTGGGATCAGTAGAAGCCCGTGCGCTGGAACCGGGCAAATACACCGTCATTCTGGAACCAACGGCAGGGGCCGTATTGATGGAAAACATCTATTTCAATATGGACGCCCGCTCGGCCGACGAAGGACGCTCTTATTTCAGCAAATCGGGTGGTAAGTCGCGCCTTGGCGACAAGATTGTCGATGAACGGGTAACAATTTATTCGGACCCGACCAATGCCGAACTGCCCGCATCGCCCTGGTCGGGCGATGGGCGCCCGCAGGAAAAAGTGATGTGGATTGAGAAAGGGGTTGTTAAAAACCTGAGCTATTCACGTTTCTGGGCGCAGAAAATGGGTAAAAAAGCTGTTCCTGGCCCAACCAACGTGATTATGATGGGGGGCAATGCGTCGCTCGAAGAAATGATCCGAACAACGCAGCGGGGGATTCTGGTAACAAAACTTTGGTACATCCGGGAAGTTGATCCGCAAACGATTCTGCTAACGGGCCTTACCCGCGACGGAACGTTCTACATCGAAAACGGAAAGATCAAACACCCGGTCAAGAACTTTCGCTTCAACGAAAGTCCGATCATTATGCTCAATAACCTCGAGTCGCTCGGCGTTCCTGAACGAGTGGTTAGTACCGAGTCGGACCAGAACTACCTGATTCCGCCCATGAAAATTCGGGAGTTTACGTTTACCAGTCTGTCTGATGCCGTATAA
- a CDS encoding MoxR family ATPase — MESTDLTHYKALVARLPQLRNEIGKIIIGQQEVISEVLISLLAGGHCLLEGVPGLAKTLMVKTMSDALAMRFKRIQFTPDLMPGDIVGTEILEEDHETGKKFFQFNKGPIFANVVLADEINRTPPKTQAAMLEAMQEYKVTYGGTDYALPRPFLIIATQNPIEQAGTYPLPEAQLDRFLLYIKLSYPSENEELTVLKSTTGTGRPTLQTILSDDDILELQNLTRQVHISDELISYINRLVRATRPQDTPSAFVKQWCEWGAGPRAGQALVLCSKARAVLNGRFSVIPDDIQMLAYPVLRHRVALNFRADAEGITTDRVIKELLASIK, encoded by the coding sequence TTGGAATCAACAGACTTAACTCACTACAAAGCGCTGGTGGCTCGATTGCCCCAGCTACGAAACGAAATTGGCAAAATCATCATTGGGCAGCAGGAAGTGATCAGCGAAGTGCTGATTTCGCTGCTGGCGGGTGGTCACTGTCTGCTGGAAGGGGTGCCCGGCCTTGCCAAGACACTGATGGTGAAGACCATGTCGGATGCACTGGCCATGCGGTTTAAACGAATCCAGTTTACTCCTGACCTGATGCCGGGCGACATTGTTGGAACGGAAATTCTGGAAGAAGACCACGAAACTGGTAAGAAATTCTTCCAGTTCAACAAAGGGCCGATCTTCGCCAATGTGGTGCTGGCCGACGAAATTAACCGGACACCGCCCAAAACCCAGGCGGCTATGCTGGAGGCCATGCAGGAATATAAGGTCACGTATGGTGGTACTGATTATGCATTGCCCCGGCCGTTTCTGATCATTGCTACCCAGAATCCTATCGAACAGGCGGGTACGTACCCACTTCCCGAAGCCCAGCTCGACCGTTTTCTGCTCTACATTAAGCTGAGCTATCCATCGGAGAATGAAGAATTAACCGTATTGAAAAGCACAACGGGTACCGGGCGGCCAACGTTGCAAACCATTCTTTCTGACGACGATATTCTGGAACTCCAGAATCTGACCCGGCAGGTGCATATCAGCGACGAGTTGATTTCCTACATTAACCGGCTTGTGCGGGCAACACGCCCGCAGGATACGCCATCGGCTTTTGTGAAGCAGTGGTGCGAGTGGGGGGCCGGGCCACGGGCTGGTCAGGCACTGGTCCTGTGTTCAAAGGCACGTGCAGTGCTTAATGGGCGGTTTTCGGTGATTCCAGACGATATTCAAATGCTGGCGTATCCGGTTCTTCGCCATCGCGTTGCGCTGAACTTCCGCGCCGATGCCGAAGGTATTACCACCGACCGGGTTATTAAAGAATTGCTGGCCAGTATAAAGTAG
- a CDS encoding Uma2 family endonuclease, with product MLENRVADLLEAPDAKLVIERAQAILADEAVRCRSFREWLRDDVKAEFINGEVIMHSPVKRRHLDATQNLLTLLRVYVHLHDLGAVDSEKALVGLTRNDYEPDICYWNHETASSFEDDQMEHPAPDLIAEVLSETTTGRDRATSVGDIKFEDYAAHGVREYWIIDPVRKSVEQYSLDEATMAFASVATLYIDDTLAALTVTGFQIPVRAIFDKQCTMETLKELMARTA from the coding sequence ATGTTGGAAAACCGCGTTGCTGATCTTCTGGAAGCTCCTGATGCCAAATTGGTGATCGAACGGGCGCAGGCAATCCTGGCCGATGAAGCCGTCCGTTGTCGGTCGTTTCGGGAATGGCTCCGGGACGATGTCAAGGCCGAATTTATCAATGGCGAAGTCATCATGCACTCGCCCGTGAAGCGTCGGCATCTGGATGCGACGCAAAACCTGCTGACATTACTTCGGGTGTATGTTCATTTACACGATTTGGGTGCAGTTGATTCCGAAAAGGCGCTTGTGGGGCTTACCCGAAATGATTATGAGCCGGATATTTGCTATTGGAACCACGAAACGGCCAGTTCGTTTGAAGATGACCAGATGGAGCATCCCGCTCCCGATTTAATTGCGGAGGTGCTTTCGGAAACTACGACCGGCCGCGACCGAGCCACCTCCGTTGGGGACATCAAATTTGAAGACTACGCTGCTCATGGCGTTCGCGAATACTGGATCATCGACCCCGTTCGAAAATCGGTAGAGCAATATAGCCTCGATGAAGCAACGATGGCGTTTGCTTCGGTAGCCACGCTCTATATCGATGACACACTGGCGGCATTGACCGTTACAGGCTTTCAGATTCCGGTTCGGGCCATTTTCGACAAGCAATGCACTATGGAAACACTCAAAGAACTGATGGCCCGCACTGCCTAA